The genomic DNA ACAAACACAACTTCCTGATTCTTAGTAACAGGTAAAATCAAAGCAATATCAGGCTTAACATAAACAAAAAAATCATCAATCACCACACCATTAGACAACTCAACCGCATCCCGTCGCACCTGACAGAAACGATGATTTATCAACATTTGTGAACTTATAACTTTCCACCTTTGTAAATTACCCATATTGCATTTAAAATAAACATCTATCAACCCCAAATCATAACACCTTCATTCCTCTCTCCGCGCCTCTGCGTCTCTGCGTGAGATAAATCTTAAAACATGAAAACACAAATTAGTCAATTTACAGTCAACAAAAGATTTCCCTTAACAATAAGTAGAGGAACAACAGCACAAACCACAAACATCATCGTAAAAATCAAAGAAAACGGAATAGAAGGATGGGGAGAAGCATCACCCTTTGGAGTAGGAAACCAGGGACAAACAACAGAGATAATTATCCAAGCATTAAACCGAATCACCCCTATTTTAGAATTATATAACCCTTGGCAAAGACAAGAAATAGAAGATATATTAAATCAATATCAAATCTCATCAGCAGCCAGAGCAGCAATAGACATGGCATTATATGATTGGATGGGAAAAAGTATAGATTTACCACTTTGGAAAATCTGGGGATTAAACATTAATAAAATCGTTCCTACATCAGTAACAATTGGAATTAATTCCCCAGAAGGTGCAGCCAAACGTACCCAAGACTGGCTAGAATATATGGATGTGAAATTATTAAAAATAAAACTAGGATCAAAAGAGGGAATAGCAGCAGATCAAAAAATGCTCCTAGCAGTAAAACAAACTGCACCAAATATTGCCTTATTTGTTGATGCTAACGGAGGTTGGAGTTTAGCAGATGCTATATCTATGTCTTTGTGGTTAGCAGATTTAGGGATTCAATATATAGAACAACCATTACCCAGAGGTGAAGAACAAAATTTAGCAACTTTAAAAAAACATTCACCTTTACCCATTTTTGTAGATGAAAGTTGCTTTACCAGTGCAGATATTTCTAAATTAGCTGAATATGTGGATGGAATTAATATTAAATTGATGAAATCTGGGGGTTTAAGTGAAGCATTGAGAATGGTAAATACAGCTAAAGCACATAATTTACAAGTCATGTTTGGCTGTTATTCTGATAGTTGTTTAGCTAATACAGCAGCTTCACAACTTGCACCATTAGCAGATTATTTAGACTTAGATAGTCACCTGAATTTAATTGATGATCCTTTTATGGGTGCATCAGTAGAAAACGGACGAATTTTACCTAATAATTTACCAGGTTTGGGAGTAAAATACAGTGAGATTACCACTTAATAAAAAGATTGCTATTTTATTACATGAAGGATTAACTGGAAGTCAGGGAAAAACTGGTTTATCCATTTTACGTTATAGTGAATCTCCCATAGTTGCAGTTATAGATAAAGAGTCTGAAGGTAAGTCCTTAGCAAATATCACAGGTATCAAGCGTGATGTACCAATTGTGGCATCTATAGCCGCAGCTTTGCAGTATCAACCGGAAGTTTTAGTGATTGGTATAGCACCCAAAGGTGGGATGATACCTGATAATTATTGGGCTGATATCAAAGATGCTTTAAAAGGGGGAATGTCTTTAGTTAATGGTTTGCACGTGCATTTAGCAAATATACCTGATTTAAAAGCACTGCTTAAACCAGGACAAATTATTTGGGATGTTCGCAAAGAACCGGGTAATTTAGATATTGCTGCTGGTTTAGCTAAAAATCTTCCCTGTCGTCGAGTGTTGACGGTGGGTACGGATATGGCCATTGGCAAGATGTCTACCAGTTTAGAGCTACATTGGGCAGCTAAGTCAAGGGGTTGGAAGTCAAAGTTTTTAGCTACCGGTCAAACTGGGTTAATGTTAGAAGGTGATGGTATCGCTTTAGACGCAGTGCGGGTTGATTTTGCTGCGGGTGCGGTGGAACAGTTAGTAATGCGCTTTGGCAAACATTATGATATTTTGCAAATTGAAGGACAGGGTTCTTTATTACACCCTGGTTCAACGGCAACTTTACCTTTAATTCGAGGTTCTCAGCCTACGCATTTAATTTTATTGCATCAATTTGGACAAACTCACAACCGTAATAACCCTTATATACCGATTCCATCTCTACCAGAAGTGATCAAGATGTATGAAATAGTCGCTAGTGGTGCGGGTGCGTTTGGTCAAGTTCCAGTAGCGGGAGTAGCTTTAAACACTAGAAAGTTAGATGAAAATGCTGCTAAGGAGGCGATCGCCCAAATTACATCTGAGACAGGTTTACCTTGTACAGATCCCGTCAGGTTTGACGCAGGAATATTGTTAGATGCAGTGATGCAGAGTTAGGAAATTCCCGAAAGATCATACGGCAGATTCCATTCTAATGAGGTATAAACTTGAATATTGAAACTGTTGTAGTGCAGGGATATTGCCCGCTAGATATGTAATTTATAACACCGAAACGTGCTGTATTACAAAAGTTCCCGCATCTAAGAAAACTATCAAAATCTGCCAGTTTTTAGCATTTTGTGAATGTGTAAGTAATACAGCACTAGTTGTAATGAATTGTTTATTGCTCAGGTATTTTTTTCGGAATTTTCTGATAAAGTATCTGTAGCGTTTTTAGTTGTATGACAAATCCTTTCAGCATTGCCATATCGAATGAATTAACAGTACCGACTATTAAAGTTGATTCACCTGAAGACTTATCTAAGTCTATGAATGATCTAGGTTTTCATGATCCA from Okeanomitos corallinicola TIOX110 includes the following:
- a CDS encoding DUF1611 domain-containing protein, with translation MRLPLNKKIAILLHEGLTGSQGKTGLSILRYSESPIVAVIDKESEGKSLANITGIKRDVPIVASIAAALQYQPEVLVIGIAPKGGMIPDNYWADIKDALKGGMSLVNGLHVHLANIPDLKALLKPGQIIWDVRKEPGNLDIAAGLAKNLPCRRVLTVGTDMAIGKMSTSLELHWAAKSRGWKSKFLATGQTGLMLEGDGIALDAVRVDFAAGAVEQLVMRFGKHYDILQIEGQGSLLHPGSTATLPLIRGSQPTHLILLHQFGQTHNRNNPYIPIPSLPEVIKMYEIVASGAGAFGQVPVAGVALNTRKLDENAAKEAIAQITSETGLPCTDPVRFDAGILLDAVMQS
- a CDS encoding dipeptide epimerase; this translates as MKTQISQFTVNKRFPLTISRGTTAQTTNIIVKIKENGIEGWGEASPFGVGNQGQTTEIIIQALNRITPILELYNPWQRQEIEDILNQYQISSAARAAIDMALYDWMGKSIDLPLWKIWGLNINKIVPTSVTIGINSPEGAAKRTQDWLEYMDVKLLKIKLGSKEGIAADQKMLLAVKQTAPNIALFVDANGGWSLADAISMSLWLADLGIQYIEQPLPRGEEQNLATLKKHSPLPIFVDESCFTSADISKLAEYVDGINIKLMKSGGLSEALRMVNTAKAHNLQVMFGCYSDSCLANTAASQLAPLADYLDLDSHLNLIDDPFMGASVENGRILPNNLPGLGVKYSEITT